In Methanomassiliicoccales archaeon, one DNA window encodes the following:
- a CDS encoding universal stress protein, producing the protein MVITQIKRILVGVDGSENSLRAVQFAAVLAKKFESEISLVHIIPPSDHAVISGKATYMEEDTLVGGQSLKAAERSLTMEKVPFHSSVEFGNPIEQLLLVAKGHDLVVVGTRGLTPFKEALIGSTSHGLAQLSKVPVVIVP; encoded by the coding sequence ATGGTCATAACACAGATAAAGCGTATATTGGTAGGAGTGGACGGTTCTGAGAACTCTCTTAGAGCGGTGCAGTTCGCGGCTGTCCTGGCTAAAAAGTTCGAATCCGAAATATCGTTGGTCCACATCATCCCCCCTTCCGATCATGCCGTGATCAGTGGGAAGGCCACCTACATGGAGGAGGACACCTTGGTCGGGGGGCAGAGTCTGAAGGCCGCGGAACGATCGCTGACCATGGAGAAGGTACCCTTCCACTCCTCAGTGGAGTTCGGGAATCCGATAGAACAACTGCTCCTGGTGGCCAAGGGGCACGACCTTGTGGTGGTGGGCACTCGCGGTCTCACCCCGTTCAAAGAGGCACTGATCGGCAGTACCTCCCACGGGCTGGCGCAGCTGAGCAAGGTCCCGGTCGTCATCGTCCCCTGA